TCTGTCGCCATCGCAAGAGTGTGATACAGTGACACTTGACAATCCTACCCTTCAACCCTTCCGTGCCTTCTATTCCTCCATAATATGATCAAGGGTCGGCTTAAGCGGCTAGGTTTTCGTATCTCTGTAGTGTCATGCCACCACTTTCAGTGGGGAGGGTCTGCTTGGCCACAGTCGAAATTGAGGACAATGACCCGGTTTCTGCAGCAGATTGGATTCCCCATAGGGCCATTTTAGACTCTTGCACGAGTCGAAATCATCACTTACCCTGTATACAAGGGTCCAGTAGGCCAACGGTATTGGTAAACTCCATCAGCCGGCAGAAATTTGACACTATAAACCCCTGGATGCACAAAGAGGGCGAGGGTGAGTTCGACTTGGTTGACAAGTCCCGGCGTTGAGTTCCCGAATTAAGCAACCTTTCCGTCAATCCCACAAAATAGCCTTGCAATCACGGCTACCAACACCCGTTGAAAGCACTTTTTGGTCTAAACATGCTGCCTCCTTGTTTCACTAAAGTGCGTCCTGCCTCCTCAAGTCTAGCCTGCATTTGCTCGCTTGTTTAAGGAAGTTGAAAATAACACCCGTACTCAGTTAGACCAATTCAGTCAAAAGAGCTTGTTTTCACCACCTTTGCTCTTCGCTGCGCTGCAGCTCCGCATCCACATTCAATTCATCCTTCACTGAGAAATGGGACTTGTCGGTCGGTTCAGAAGTCTATGGGTATGCTCTTGATTCATACGAGCGGCATTCAGCTTGTCGTCTCTGCGTGAGAATATGAGCGCACCACCATTACCCACCGATGGATCGGTGCCGTTGACACCGGAAGGAGATGCGCCCCAGGCTCAGACGGACTTTGTCTACAGCAATGGCCAGGCCAACGCAACGATCGCATTCGGCGCCATCATCACGATTATCACAACTGCCTCTGTGATCGCTCGACTTTACACGCGTTATTTCATCACGAAGCAAGTTCGCATAGATGATGCATGGGCCCTACTCGCTCTGGTACGATTAAACCTGACCCGCCACAAGAAGCAAGCCTACTCACAAGATGCATAGTTCAGCACTATTGCTGTGAACATCATGCAGAGTGTTTTCACAAAAGTGTATCTACCTACCATGCTGGCCATGGTCACAGCCAGTAACGAAGGGTCAAAAGTAAGCCTTCACTGTTGACTTCAGCGCTTCATCATATTGACGATGCCGGTAGATCCCTTATGCCGTCGAGATCACATACAACATTGCCATGGCCGCCTTGAAGATGACTTTCCTATTTCAGTTCTATCACATCTTCCGGAACGTGCGCATCATGAGAAGAGTATACGTTGGCGCCATCATCTTTGTCGCCGCTTGGACATTGGCACAGATCTTGCTCCAGATCCTGATCTGCTTGCCGATAGAAGCCAACTGGGATCACAGTGTGCGAAATGCCAAGTGTCTCCCGAGCGTGCTGTCGACGTACTTCAATGCGACAGGAACATTGGTCACCGATGTCATTGTTCTCTTCTTGCCTCTTCCTACGCTTTGGAGCTTGAAGCTGAATAGCAGTCAACGTTGGGCGGCATTGGGCGTGTTCGGCATTGGCGCATTGTGAGTTATCTCAGCCGCTAGCATCTTTGGTCTTTACTATGTAAAGGAACCTTGACTCACATGCATCCAGAGTTCCCATTATGTCGGCTGGTCGTATCTGGAGTTTGACACACGCGCCGCCGAAAGGGTACATGAGTACAGCGTGCTGGACGATCGCGGAGCTGGGAGTTGGCGTCACCACGGCATCTCTGGCAACCATCCGTCAGCTTCTGGATCGAAAAGTGAACGAACTATTCCAAAGACACCAAGAGATGGCTCGGCGACAGTCTGCCATGGTGACCGTCGGGTCGCAGACGAATACGACACAACAGTTCAATACTCGGTCTAACGGCAGCGAGGTCGATTTAATACACGGCAGATGGCCTCACACAGGAACAAACAGCGCTCTCAGTAATCATGGATCCCCGAGATCAACAAGTTCTTTGAGCAAGGTCTTTGAGGTATTCACTAAGGAGAAGTTCCTTCGAAGCCCAACGGGCGGTAGTCAAGGTGACCAGTCGGGGTTGAATCTGCAAAATGGCGCGACAAGCACTATGGTTACGACGTCTCGCAATCACAGTATCTCTATGTCTGAAGGAGCCGCTAATTTCTTGGGCGAATTTGGCATTCTAGTAGAGAGAACTTGGGAGGTCGAAGAGATCCGCATGGAATAGCGAGATAGCTGATGTGACCGTAAGTTCGGCCAAATTAATGAAGTAATATGATGTAAATGTGTAATCATTTAAGAAAGCATTGCATCTTGGCCAATGATCGCTCAAGACTCCAAGCGACGTTTGCGCGCTGATGATTATCGGCATGTACCCGCCCCTCACGCCCCCTCGGGGGTCGATACCGAACGCCGGCCGAAGTGTATGGTCTCCTAGCCGCAAACTCCGAGATCCACACGGGCCCGGCAGCGGGACACTCCTGCAAGTCCCGTCGGAGTGATGATGCGGATTGGTGTTACGGTGAGGGTTCCTTGGTGATCCTAATACAAGCATCGGAGGGCCTGTTTCGCCTGGCCGTAGCGGAGTGACATGTATCCGTTCCAGGCCCTTTAATCAGCTGAGGGCGTCCTCATGACATCAGAGTAAGCTGAGCAAACAAAAGGGGGAGCTAGGATACGATGTAGAGTTAGCGCCGGACGCCCCCAGGAATCCATCACCCACAAACCGTTGCCGGCATGCACAGCGACATCGTGGCAGACAGGCGCTAGACCTGTTTTAGAAGCATCCTGCGCCAGATGAGAAACAAATTATCTCTGGGATGAGATCGTGAAGTCCTTCAAATTGAGATGCGATCCGCGACGTCGTCAATGATGCGTGCAATCTGGAGATACCTAAATCTCGTCTGGACATCAAAACGTCAAGGTTGGCCGAGATCCCAAATTTTGAGATGTATAAATACCCAACGTGAGCGAAACACAACAAATAATAGGTCGGGAAACCAACAACATTTATCACTCCGTATCAGAAGCATATCAGCATTTCTATTCATCACCTCACGGAACCTTCTTCTTTCCAAACCCCCAGGTCTCTTATACTTCCATACTCTCACAATGCCTACCAATCAAGCCGCTTGGCTGACAGCTAAAAAGGCCAAGCCCTTGAAGGTTCAGTCAGCCCCATACACACCAGCAGGCCAGAATGAGATCGTGATTCGGAATAGAGCTGTAGCTATCAACCCAGTCGACTGGTTCAAGCAAGAAACCGGCGACATACTCTACGACTGGGTCAAGTACCCCTGCATCCTCGGCAACGACGTCTCTGGCGATGTAGTCGAAGTCGGCCCAGGTGCTCAGGACCGGTTCAAGATCGGCGACCGTGTTGTTGGCCACGCCGTGGGTCTCGACAAGCGGAGCAATAAGTCATCAGAAGGCGGTTTTCAAGAATACGTTGTATTGCGAGCCGACCTGACTTCTCAAATTCCCGATTCAATCACTTTTGAGGAGGCCTGTGTAATACCTTTGGGTGCTTCGACTGCTGCCTGCGGTCTCTTCATGAAGGACTTTGTCGGTCTTCGACACCCAGACGTCTCCGCAAAATCCACAGGAGAGACGCTCTTAGTCTGGGGCGGCTCGACAAGCGTGGGGTCCAACGCCATTCAGCTTGCCGCTGGGGCTGGTTACGAAGTCATTGTGACAGCATCCCCGAAGAACTTTGACTATGTCAAGTCTCTCGGTGCCGCCGAAGTTTTTGATTATCGCAGTCCGGCTGTTGTTCAAGACGTTATCAAGGCATTTCAGAAACGGAAGTCTGCTGGCGCAATCGCGATCGGAGCGGGGTCTCTGATCCCCTGTATCAACATCATGGCCGCTTGCAAGGGCCGCAAGTTTGTCGCGCAAGCCAGTGTCGCCGGACCTGGTAGACCGCCCACAAACGTTTCGGAAACTGTTTCGTTGCTGTGGGCGATGGCTTCCGAGAGCGCAACCGCGACATTCAAGTGCAAGACGAGCGGTGTGAGAACCAAGTTCATCTGGGGAAGCGATCTTATGGCGAACGAGGTCGGTGCGGCGATTTACCGAGACTTCCTACCTCAAGCACTGGCCCAGGGCAAGTTTATCCCGGCTCCCAAGCCGCATGTTGTTGGCAAGGGCTTGAAATCCATACAACAGGCATTCGAAGTCAGTTACAAGGGAGTCTCGGCGAAGAAGATTGTTGTGTCTTTGTGAAGATGAGTGCCGCCCGTGCTTCCTCAATCACGGAGTTGGATGTAATAGCGTTTTCTTTTCGTGCCTGAGTCCCTTCATCTATTGATACTCAACGCAAGCCTCTTCTACATAATAGTACCAAATGTGAAAAATCGCTGCGAAATGTTCGAAGCATTGCAAACGTGAGCCTAGATCCCATGGCTTTACATTGATGACGTACTTAGCTTTGCCGTGGACCGAATCTCCTATGTATTACCACTACTATTCAGCCATGGCAGAGAACCACGTGGTTTATTGGCTTGAGTTGATGCCATCAATGATCATCCAATCCTCTTCGATACGTTCACTTCGGGATAGCGTCTTCGGGTAGTCCCGCTGCTGAAACAGAGCCTAGAGGAGCATTTACCAACCGATTGGAAATACCGCGATTGCGATGCACAATAATGCTCAGACAAGCAACATCTGATTTCTTTGGCAAAGTCGAGTGACAAAACCCATTCATGAATCATGGCCGAGCACCCCAAATAAGTGCAACACTACAGGGAATGGCCCAGTCTGGAGGACATGTCATTAGACGAGCCCCATGCAGATCGCTCAGAGATAAGACCAACCGAGACTTTGTATGGTCGTCTGCTTTACTCCCTGCAAACCTTCGCGATTCATGCGCATCCCCGGCTTCCACAGCGGACTAGACGCTACAAACGGAGGGGCAGCGGGCCGTTCGCTGCGAACGCTGGACTCGCTTTCTAAGCCAAGCTTCTGGAACCGAACGTCAGCTCTTGGCATCGTGAAGCAAATAGGACTTTACACGATTATGCGTCCTAATACTCGTTCAAAGCTCGGGCTGGGCCTTGACAACTTCATCCATTGCCTAAACCACTGTTTTTTCAGTTCTGAGACAGTACTGAATGGTCGGGGTTATCTCCAACAATGCAGGAGATCTTAGGACTACCTATCGAAATGGGGATTGATGCATGTTCTCCTCCTACCAGCCGGGGTGGCCA
The window above is part of the Colletotrichum lupini chromosome 9, complete sequence genome. Proteins encoded here:
- a CDS encoding zinc-binding dehydrogenase, whose product is MPTNQAAWLTAKKAKPLKVQSAPYTPAGQNEIVIRNRAVAINPVDWFKQETGDILYDWVKYPCILGNDVSGDVVEVGPGAQDRFKIGDRVVGHAVGLDKRSNKSSEGGFQEYVVLRADLTSQIPDSITFEEACVIPLGASTAACGLFMKDFVGLRHPDVSAKSTGETLLVWGGSTSVGSNAIQLAAGAGYEVIVTASPKNFDYVKSLGAAEVFDYRSPAVVQDVIKAFQKRKSAGAIAIGAGSLIPCINIMAACKGRKFVAQASVAGPGRPPTNVSETVSLLWAMASESATATFKCKTSGVRTKFIWGSDLMANEVGAAIYRDFLPQALAQGKFIPAPKPHVVGKGLKSIQQAFEVSYKGVSAKKIVVSL